From Streptomyces sp. TLI_235, a single genomic window includes:
- a CDS encoding amino acid ABC transporter substrate-binding protein (PAAT family), which yields MTVRTVTARGMRAGVLATVVAVAAGLLAGGPDGRAAQGPPVQAAPAAAALAPAADCDVTKSAPPAEDPNGSAIRRIRQRGSLVVGVDQNSFNWGYRNPRTGRIEGFDIDLAHAIAASVLGDPEKITFRTVPTARRIDAIKNGEVDLITRTMTITCDRLKEVAFSVPYFRTGQQVVVPRAAKVPSLAAAFKGRRACVAAQSSSEAELKRDARGTSAVRVVENQLDCLVLMQLGQVDTTLTDGALAAAQAAQDPTVQVLDESISDAYMGVAVNKAAPDLVAWVNQVLAEYRSGGGWQRSYARWLAPTMGASTAPYLP from the coding sequence ATGACGGTGCGTACGGTGACGGCCCGCGGCATGCGGGCGGGGGTACTCGCCACGGTGGTCGCGGTCGCCGCCGGGCTGCTCGCGGGCGGCCCGGACGGGCGGGCGGCGCAGGGCCCGCCGGTACAGGCGGCCCCGGCGGCGGCCGCGCTCGCGCCCGCCGCGGACTGCGACGTGACGAAGAGCGCGCCGCCCGCGGAGGACCCGAACGGGTCGGCGATCCGGCGGATCAGGCAGCGCGGCTCGCTGGTCGTCGGCGTCGACCAGAACAGCTTCAACTGGGGCTACCGCAACCCGCGCACCGGCCGGATCGAGGGCTTCGACATCGATCTGGCGCACGCGATCGCGGCCTCGGTGCTCGGCGACCCGGAGAAGATCACCTTCAGGACGGTGCCCACCGCCCGCCGGATCGACGCGATCAAGAACGGCGAGGTGGACCTGATCACCCGCACCATGACGATCACCTGCGACCGGCTGAAGGAGGTGGCGTTCTCCGTGCCGTACTTCCGCACCGGCCAGCAGGTCGTGGTGCCCCGCGCGGCGAAGGTGCCGTCGCTGGCCGCCGCGTTCAAGGGGCGGCGGGCGTGTGTCGCCGCGCAGTCCTCCTCCGAGGCGGAGCTCAAGCGGGACGCGCGCGGCACCAGCGCGGTGCGGGTGGTGGAGAACCAGCTGGACTGCCTGGTGCTGATGCAGCTCGGCCAGGTGGACACCACGCTCACCGACGGCGCGCTGGCCGCGGCGCAGGCCGCCCAGGACCCGACGGTGCAGGTGCTCGACGAGTCCATCTCCGACGCCTACATGGGGGTGGCGGTCAACAAGGCCGCGCCCGACCTGGTCGCGTGGGTGAACCAGGTGCTCGCGGAGTACCGCTCCGGCGGGGGGTGGCAGCGCAGCTACGCGCGCTGGCTGGCACCCACCATGGGTGCCTCGACCGCTCCGTACCTGCCGTAG
- a CDS encoding von Willebrand factor type A domain-containing protein, producing the protein MASLSKPNAPRFDVDIFQNEYLAEGAREVNAIVTVTATGGGTSGGRLATSGDGGDAAVVIMIDCSGSMDYPAAKMRNAREATAAAIDTLRDGVAFAVVAGTHEAKEVYPGGGELAVADPSTRAAAKTALRRLTPMGGTAIGTWLALAHRLFDSRPERSIRHGILLTDGRNEHEKPAELQAVLDRAAGAFTADCRGVGTDWEVDELRRISSALLGTVDIVAEPSGLADDFRAMMSTAMGKQVADVALRIWTPANAVVKYVKQVAPAVEDLSGRRAEAGPRAGDYPTGSWGDESRDYHVCVEVPAASVGDEMLAARISLVLPRADGTAETLSQGLVRAVWTDDLASSTRINQQVAHYTGQAELASSIQEGLAAHRAGDVDRATAKLGAAVRLAHATGNDGTFRLLEKVVDVVDAREGTVRFRKNVSEADSMTLETRSTKTVRVKR; encoded by the coding sequence ATGGCAAGTCTGTCCAAGCCGAACGCGCCCCGATTCGACGTCGACATCTTCCAGAACGAGTACCTCGCCGAGGGCGCCCGCGAGGTCAACGCGATCGTCACCGTCACCGCCACCGGCGGCGGCACCTCCGGCGGCCGGCTCGCCACCTCCGGGGACGGCGGCGACGCCGCCGTGGTGATCATGATCGACTGCTCCGGCTCGATGGACTACCCCGCCGCGAAGATGCGCAACGCCCGTGAGGCGACGGCCGCCGCCATCGACACCCTGCGCGACGGCGTCGCCTTCGCCGTGGTCGCCGGCACCCACGAGGCCAAGGAGGTCTACCCGGGCGGCGGCGAGCTGGCGGTCGCCGACCCGTCCACCCGGGCCGCCGCCAAGACCGCGCTGCGCCGGCTGACGCCGATGGGCGGCACCGCGATCGGCACCTGGCTGGCCCTCGCCCACCGGCTGTTCGACAGCCGCCCGGAGCGCTCCATCCGGCACGGCATCCTGCTCACCGACGGGCGGAACGAGCACGAGAAGCCCGCCGAGCTGCAGGCCGTCCTCGACCGGGCCGCCGGCGCCTTCACCGCGGACTGCCGCGGCGTGGGCACCGACTGGGAGGTCGACGAGCTGCGCCGGATCTCCTCGGCGCTGCTCGGCACCGTCGACATCGTCGCCGAGCCCTCCGGTCTGGCGGACGACTTCCGGGCGATGATGTCCACCGCCATGGGCAAGCAGGTGGCGGACGTCGCCCTGCGGATCTGGACCCCGGCCAACGCCGTGGTGAAGTACGTCAAGCAGGTTGCCCCGGCCGTCGAGGACCTCAGCGGCCGCCGCGCCGAGGCCGGCCCGCGGGCCGGCGACTACCCGACCGGTTCCTGGGGCGACGAGAGCCGCGACTACCACGTGTGCGTCGAGGTTCCGGCCGCCTCCGTCGGCGACGAGATGCTGGCCGCCCGGATCAGCCTGGTGCTGCCGCGCGCCGACGGCACCGCCGAGACGCTGTCCCAGGGACTCGTCCGCGCGGTGTGGACCGACGACCTGGCCTCCTCGACCCGGATCAACCAGCAGGTGGCCCACTACACCGGCCAGGCCGAGCTGGCCTCCTCCATTCAGGAGGGCCTCGCCGCCCACCGCGCCGGGGACGTCGACCGGGCCACCGCCAAGCTGGGCGCGGCCGTCCGGCTCGCCCACGCGACCGGCAACGACGGCACGTTCCGCCTCCTGGAGAAGGTGGTCGACGTCGTGGACGCGCGGGAGGGTACGGTTCGATTCCGTAAGAACGTGAGCGAGGCCGACTCGATGACACTCGAGACCCGGTCGACCAAGACCGTGCGAGTGAAGAGATGA
- a CDS encoding adenosylhomocysteine nucleosidase: MGAMRLIGTILPDRPLLVVAVREEAAHLGDRLPVLLTGIGKINSTAALATVLAQGARPAEVVNLGTAGALRPGLAGTTHEIARVLQHDIDTPVLRELTGRSYGAPIDLTDGVGPTLATGDLFVSDPAARERLAAQADLVDMEGYALATVARRAGVPVRLVKYVSDEAGDGAARTWRESVDACAKILAVWADEHL; this comes from the coding sequence ATGGGGGCCATGCGTCTGATCGGAACCATCCTCCCGGACCGCCCGCTGCTCGTCGTCGCCGTCCGGGAGGAGGCGGCCCACCTCGGTGACCGCCTGCCGGTGCTGCTGACCGGCATCGGCAAGATCAACTCCACGGCCGCGCTGGCCACCGTGCTGGCCCAGGGCGCCCGGCCGGCGGAGGTGGTCAACCTCGGCACCGCGGGCGCGCTCCGTCCCGGGCTGGCCGGCACCACCCACGAGATCGCCCGGGTGCTGCAGCACGACATCGACACCCCGGTGCTGCGCGAGCTGACCGGCCGCAGCTACGGCGCCCCGATCGACCTCACCGACGGCGTCGGCCCGACCCTGGCCACCGGCGACCTGTTCGTCTCGGACCCGGCGGCCCGCGAGCGGCTCGCCGCGCAGGCCGACCTGGTCGACATGGAGGGCTACGCGCTCGCCACCGTCGCCCGCCGGGCCGGGGTGCCGGTGCGGCTGGTCAAGTACGTCAGCGACGAGGCCGGCGACGGCGCCGCCCGCACCTGGCGCGAGTCGGTGGACGCCTGCGCGAAGATCCTCGCCGTCTGGGCGGACGAGCACCTCTGA
- a CDS encoding serine/threonine-protein kinase PknG, giving the protein MGEACTRPECSGGGVIDADGYCDECGLAAAPAGSGSAGASGTSGAGSGAGSGRSAAGAGASGAGAGGPVRCARDCPGTVDADGYCDECGLAAEPGGSTAPYVPSARVSPDSARSARAGSSRTGSARTLSGRSRSYRSSRTGGGHSVSVRSSTGSAGTGRRGNLGAGLVAVPAVPRPDPAAAVLQNPEVPERKRFCSKCDTPVGRAKGEVPGRPEGFCTKCGTVYSFTPKLRRGDLVGGQYEVVGCLAHGGLGWIYLAIDRRVSDKWVVLKGLLDTGDEDALAVALAERRFLAEVDHPNIVRIINFAEHPDMRTGASDGYIVMEYVGGKSLKDIANERRTPDGRRDPLPVEQAIAYALEALPALGYLHARGLVYCDFKIDNVIQSEDSLKIIDMGAVRRFDDDGPIYGTVGYQAPEIATDGPSPASDLYTVARTLAVLSFDFRGYDGTHRYDLPGPEEVPLLDRYESYYRLLVRATDPDPARRFGSAEEMADQLTGVLREVLALQDGRPRPALSTLFGPEVRVVDTELATQPLDAAAAALALPVPRVDTADPNAGFLAALAGTAPGEALAALAAAPAPSPELRLRALRAHLELGDPEAAGHDLEAVEQDHPGDWRVVWYRGLTALAAGRTEAAAEAFDALYDAFPGEAAPKLALALCAELLGNGEDAAEFYRLVATTDRGYVSAAFGLARVRLADGDRAGAVAALEAVPDASAHHTAARIAAVRARLRDRPATDPLGPDLTDCSTQITALGLDVRRREELSVELLDAALGWVVAGRPDAAGKAAAGTADTAYEVLGHPADERELRFALEHSYRVLARLSDRAETRIEMVERANRARPRTWV; this is encoded by the coding sequence ATGGGTGAGGCGTGCACGCGGCCGGAGTGCTCCGGCGGCGGGGTGATCGACGCGGACGGCTACTGCGACGAGTGCGGCCTGGCCGCCGCACCGGCGGGCAGCGGGTCCGCCGGGGCGTCCGGGACGTCCGGGGCGGGTTCCGGAGCAGGTTCGGGGAGGTCCGCGGCGGGGGCCGGGGCGTCCGGGGCGGGGGCGGGCGGCCCGGTGCGCTGCGCCCGGGACTGTCCGGGCACCGTCGACGCGGACGGCTACTGCGACGAGTGCGGGCTGGCCGCCGAGCCGGGCGGGTCGACCGCGCCGTACGTGCCCTCGGCCCGGGTCTCCCCCGACTCCGCCCGGTCCGCCCGGGCGGGGTCCTCCCGGACCGGCTCCGCGCGGACGCTGTCCGGCCGGTCCCGCTCGTACCGCTCGTCCCGGACGGGCGGCGGCCACTCGGTCTCGGTGCGCAGCAGCACCGGCAGCGCCGGCACCGGCCGGCGCGGCAACCTGGGCGCGGGCCTGGTGGCGGTGCCCGCGGTGCCGCGGCCCGACCCGGCGGCCGCCGTGCTGCAGAACCCCGAGGTGCCGGAGCGCAAACGGTTCTGCTCCAAGTGCGACACGCCGGTCGGCCGCGCCAAGGGCGAGGTTCCGGGCCGCCCGGAGGGCTTCTGCACCAAGTGCGGCACGGTCTACTCGTTCACCCCCAAGCTGCGCCGCGGCGACCTGGTCGGCGGCCAGTACGAGGTGGTGGGCTGCCTGGCGCACGGCGGCCTCGGCTGGATCTACCTGGCGATCGACCGCCGGGTCAGCGACAAGTGGGTGGTGCTCAAGGGCCTGTTGGACACCGGTGACGAGGACGCGCTGGCGGTCGCCCTGGCCGAACGCCGCTTCCTCGCCGAGGTGGACCACCCGAACATCGTCCGCATCATCAACTTCGCCGAGCACCCGGACATGCGGACGGGCGCCTCGGACGGCTACATCGTGATGGAGTACGTCGGCGGCAAGTCTCTCAAGGACATCGCCAACGAGCGCCGCACCCCGGACGGCCGGCGCGACCCGCTGCCGGTCGAGCAGGCGATCGCGTACGCGCTGGAGGCGCTGCCCGCGCTCGGCTACCTGCACGCCCGCGGGCTGGTGTACTGCGACTTCAAGATCGACAACGTGATCCAGAGCGAGGACTCGCTCAAGATCATCGACATGGGCGCCGTCCGCCGCTTCGACGACGACGGCCCGATCTACGGCACCGTCGGCTACCAGGCACCCGAGATCGCCACCGACGGACCGTCACCCGCCTCCGACCTCTACACCGTGGCCCGCACCCTGGCCGTGCTCAGCTTCGACTTCCGCGGCTACGACGGCACCCACCGGTACGACCTGCCCGGCCCCGAGGAGGTGCCGCTGCTCGACCGGTACGAGTCGTACTACCGGCTGCTGGTCCGGGCCACCGACCCCGACCCGGCACGCCGCTTCGGCTCCGCCGAGGAGATGGCCGACCAGCTCACCGGCGTCCTGCGCGAGGTGCTCGCGCTGCAGGACGGCCGGCCGCGGCCCGCACTCTCCACCCTGTTCGGACCCGAGGTGCGGGTGGTGGACACCGAACTCGCCACCCAGCCGCTGGACGCGGCCGCCGCCGCACTCGCCCTGCCGGTACCCCGGGTCGACACCGCCGACCCCAACGCCGGCTTCCTCGCCGCACTCGCCGGCACCGCCCCGGGCGAGGCGCTGGCCGCCCTGGCCGCCGCCCCCGCCCCCTCCCCGGAACTCCGGCTGCGGGCCCTGCGCGCCCACCTGGAACTCGGCGACCCGGAGGCCGCCGGCCACGACCTGGAGGCCGTCGAGCAGGACCACCCCGGGGACTGGCGGGTCGTCTGGTACCGCGGCCTCACCGCGCTCGCCGCCGGCCGGACCGAGGCCGCCGCCGAGGCGTTCGACGCGCTCTACGACGCCTTCCCGGGCGAGGCCGCCCCCAAGCTGGCCCTCGCCCTCTGCGCCGAGCTGCTCGGCAACGGTGAGGACGCCGCCGAGTTCTACCGCCTGGTCGCCACCACCGACCGCGGCTACGTCTCCGCCGCCTTCGGGCTGGCCCGGGTCCGCCTCGCGGACGGCGACCGGGCCGGCGCGGTCGCCGCCCTGGAGGCGGTGCCGGACGCCTCCGCGCACCACACCGCCGCCCGGATCGCCGCCGTCCGGGCCCGGCTGCGCGACCGCCCGGCGACCGACCCGCTCGGCCCCGACCTGACCGACTGCTCCACGCAGATCACCGCGCTCGGCCTGGACGTCCGGCGGCGCGAGGAGCTCTCCGTCGAGCTGCTGGACGCCGCCCTCGGCTGGGTCGTCGCGGGCCGCCCGGACGCTGCGGGGAAGGCCGCCGCGGGCACCGCGGACACGGCGTACGAAGTGCTCGGACATCCTGCCGACGAACGGGAACTGCGCTTCGCCCTGGAGCACTCCTACCGGGTGCTGGCACGGTTGTCCGACCGCGCCGAAACAAGGATCGAGATGGTGGAGCGGGCCAACCGGGCCCGCCCACGGACGTGGGTGTGA
- a CDS encoding N-acetylglucosamine kinase-like BadF-type ATPase has product MNRQPDGQLPGVLAVDAGNSKTDVALVAADGTVLGTARGGGFQPQLDGADEAIGGLAPLVEQAAAQAGLRPGSPVAAHVSACLANADLPVEEERLLAALEARGWGTTSAVANDTFGLLRAGTDGPRGVAVVCGAGINCVGLLPDGRTARFPALGRLTGDWGGGGGLAAEAMWHATRSEDGRGTPTALAAAIGAHFGLASAAAVAEGMHLGEIAPERLHEIVRVLFAAAEAGDQVALGLVDRQADEIVRFASVALRRLDLLDEPVPVVLGGGVLAARLPLLVDNVTARLAAAAPLAEPRIVVAPPVLGAALLGLDRIGAGERAQQRLRAAYEPVHSAAA; this is encoded by the coding sequence ATGAACCGTCAGCCCGACGGGCAGCTCCCCGGCGTCCTCGCCGTCGACGCCGGGAACAGCAAGACCGACGTGGCGCTGGTCGCCGCCGACGGCACGGTGCTCGGCACCGCCCGCGGCGGCGGCTTCCAGCCGCAGCTCGACGGCGCCGACGAGGCCATCGGCGGCCTCGCCCCGCTGGTCGAGCAGGCCGCCGCGCAGGCCGGGCTGAGACCGGGCAGCCCGGTGGCCGCCCATGTCTCGGCCTGCCTCGCCAACGCCGACCTGCCGGTGGAGGAGGAGCGGCTGCTGGCCGCCCTGGAGGCCCGCGGCTGGGGCACCACCAGCGCCGTCGCCAACGACACCTTCGGCCTGCTGCGGGCCGGCACCGACGGCCCGCGCGGGGTCGCCGTGGTCTGCGGCGCCGGCATCAACTGCGTGGGCCTGCTGCCGGACGGGCGCACCGCGCGCTTCCCCGCCCTCGGCCGACTCACCGGCGACTGGGGCGGCGGCGGGGGGCTGGCCGCCGAGGCGATGTGGCACGCCACCCGGTCCGAGGACGGCCGCGGCACGCCGACCGCGCTCGCCGCGGCGATCGGAGCGCACTTCGGGCTGGCCTCCGCGGCCGCGGTCGCCGAGGGGATGCACCTCGGCGAGATCGCGCCGGAGCGGCTGCACGAGATCGTGCGGGTGCTGTTCGCCGCCGCCGAGGCCGGCGACCAGGTCGCGCTCGGCCTGGTGGACCGGCAGGCCGACGAGATCGTCCGCTTCGCCAGCGTCGCGCTGCGGCGGCTCGACCTGCTGGACGAGCCCGTCCCGGTGGTGCTCGGCGGCGGTGTGCTCGCGGCCCGGCTGCCGCTGCTGGTCGACAACGTGACGGCCCGGCTGGCCGCCGCCGCGCCGCTCGCCGAACCGCGGATCGTGGTCGCGCCGCCCGTCCTCGGCGCGGCCCTGCTCGGCCTCGACCGGATCGGCGCCGGCGAGCGGGCGCAGCAGCGGCTCCGGGCCGCGTACGAGCCGGTGCACTCGGCGGCCGCCTGA
- a CDS encoding 6-phospho-beta-glucosidase, producing MSALKLAIVGGGSTYTPELIDGFARLRDTLPIGELVLVDPAADRLELIAGLARRIFAKRGHDAVVTTAADVATGVRDADAVLLQLRVGGQAARNEDETWPLECGCVGQETTGAGGLAKALRTVPVVLDIAETVRRANPDAWIVDFTNPVGIVTRALQTAGHKAVGLCNVAIGFQRKFAAHLGVAPERVRLDHVGLNHLTWERGVTLLDAPGADTGREVLPELLAGHGEAIAADLHLPLDVIRRLGVVPSYYLRYFYQHDLVVEELKEKGSRAAEVAAIERQLLEMYADPALDSKPELLGSRGGAFYSEAAVQLIAALLGTDGTTGVQVVNTRNDGILPFLPDDAVIEVPAEVDPRGVRPLPQRPVEPLYAGLIAAVTAYEHLALEAALKGGRDRVFDALLAHPLVGQLDLADRLTDRLIAHNRAHLGWA from the coding sequence ATGTCCGCACTGAAGTTGGCAATCGTCGGCGGCGGTTCCACCTACACGCCCGAGCTGATCGACGGCTTCGCCCGGCTGCGGGACACCCTGCCGATCGGCGAGCTCGTCCTGGTCGACCCCGCCGCCGACCGGCTGGAACTGATCGCCGGCCTCGCCCGGCGGATCTTCGCCAAGCGGGGCCACGACGCCGTCGTCACCACCGCGGCCGACGTCGCCACCGGGGTGCGGGACGCCGACGCCGTCCTGCTGCAGTTGCGGGTCGGCGGCCAGGCCGCCCGCAACGAGGACGAGACGTGGCCGCTGGAGTGCGGCTGCGTCGGCCAGGAGACCACCGGCGCGGGCGGGTTGGCGAAGGCGCTGCGCACCGTCCCGGTGGTGCTGGACATCGCCGAGACGGTCCGCCGGGCCAACCCGGACGCCTGGATCGTCGACTTCACCAACCCGGTCGGCATCGTCACCCGCGCCCTGCAGACCGCCGGCCACAAGGCCGTCGGTCTGTGCAACGTGGCGATCGGCTTCCAGCGGAAGTTCGCCGCGCACCTCGGCGTCGCCCCCGAGCGCGTCCGGCTGGACCACGTCGGCCTCAACCACCTCACCTGGGAGCGCGGCGTCACCCTGCTCGACGCCCCCGGCGCCGACACCGGCCGCGAGGTGCTGCCCGAACTGCTCGCCGGCCACGGCGAGGCGATCGCCGCCGACCTGCACCTGCCGCTCGACGTGATCCGCCGGCTCGGCGTCGTGCCCTCCTACTACCTGCGCTACTTCTACCAGCACGACCTGGTGGTCGAGGAGTTGAAGGAGAAGGGCTCGCGGGCCGCCGAGGTCGCCGCGATCGAGCGGCAGCTGCTGGAGATGTACGCCGACCCGGCGCTCGACAGCAAGCCCGAACTGCTCGGCAGTCGCGGCGGCGCCTTCTACTCGGAGGCCGCCGTCCAGCTGATCGCCGCCCTGCTCGGCACGGACGGCACCACCGGGGTGCAAGTGGTCAACACCCGCAACGACGGCATCCTGCCGTTCCTGCCCGACGACGCGGTGATCGAGGTGCCCGCCGAGGTCGACCCGCGGGGCGTGCGGCCGCTGCCGCAGCGCCCGGTCGAGCCGCTGTACGCGGGCCTGATCGCCGCCGTCACCGCCTACGAGCACCTGGCGCTGGAGGCGGCCCTCAAGGGCGGCCGGGACCGGGTCTTCGACGCCCTGCTCGCCCACCCGCTGGTCGGCCAGCTCGACCTCGCCGACCGCCTCACCGACCGGCTGATCGCCCACAACCGTGCCCACCTCGGCTGGGCGTGA
- a CDS encoding FHA domain-containing protein: MPICPRGHESQAEDWCDFCGFPMTPPPGLAVPGAPPAGGSPFGAPAGPGYPPPPPASAPPAPPAGAGGAPGYGGRGGYERPPYEPSGPEAGYDQGYDPGYGQQPYEEPARERRGGLGGLSIGGGSAHGPAHGGPPHGGPSHGGSPDITAGLVTCPICRTPQTGRYCEECGYDYDLSAPQRPQAPTPPPVAPPTAPPPPPAGPGGGYGYPPPSGAPAPAPSGYQPPSLEKQGFDRPAPAPFAEPDGYERTGPVYAEPTGGDGFGTSFRLAPPGPGQQAPGHAPGRPAPGGPPHGHPGAGPAVPPPPPPPTRTQWIAVVSADRDYFADMMVRSGPDAAGLFFPPYCPERRIPLTGRGQLRIGRRSQQRGTVPEIDLSVPPEDPGASHQHAMLAEQPDGSWVLVDQDSTNGTTMNGGAEPVPPHTAIPLNDGDRIHIGAWTTITLHRA, encoded by the coding sequence ATGCCGATCTGCCCTAGGGGCCATGAGTCGCAGGCCGAGGACTGGTGCGACTTCTGCGGCTTCCCGATGACTCCGCCGCCCGGTCTGGCCGTCCCGGGCGCCCCGCCGGCCGGCGGCTCGCCCTTCGGCGCGCCCGCCGGTCCCGGCTACCCGCCGCCCCCGCCCGCCTCGGCTCCGCCGGCCCCGCCCGCGGGCGCCGGTGGCGCGCCCGGCTACGGCGGCCGCGGCGGCTACGAGCGGCCGCCGTACGAGCCGTCCGGCCCGGAGGCGGGCTACGACCAGGGCTACGACCCCGGGTACGGGCAGCAGCCCTACGAGGAGCCGGCCCGCGAGCGGCGCGGCGGCCTCGGCGGGCTGTCCATCGGCGGCGGCTCCGCGCACGGACCTGCGCACGGCGGCCCGCCGCACGGGGGGCCGTCGCACGGCGGCTCGCCGGACATCACCGCCGGCCTGGTGACCTGCCCGATCTGCCGCACCCCGCAGACCGGCCGGTACTGCGAGGAGTGCGGCTACGACTACGACCTGTCCGCGCCCCAGCGGCCGCAGGCGCCCACGCCTCCCCCCGTGGCCCCGCCGACGGCTCCGCCGCCCCCGCCCGCCGGGCCCGGCGGCGGCTACGGCTACCCGCCGCCGTCCGGTGCCCCGGCGCCCGCCCCGTCCGGCTACCAGCCGCCCAGCCTGGAGAAGCAGGGCTTCGACCGGCCGGCCCCGGCACCCTTCGCCGAGCCCGACGGCTACGAGCGGACGGGACCGGTCTACGCCGAGCCCACCGGCGGCGACGGCTTCGGGACGTCCTTCCGGCTCGCCCCGCCCGGGCCCGGCCAGCAGGCACCGGGCCACGCCCCGGGCCGGCCCGCGCCCGGCGGGCCCCCGCACGGGCACCCGGGTGCCGGTCCGGCCGTGCCGCCGCCCCCGCCCCCGCCGACCCGCACCCAGTGGATCGCGGTGGTCAGCGCCGACCGGGACTACTTCGCCGACATGATGGTGCGCAGCGGCCCGGACGCGGCGGGGCTGTTCTTCCCGCCGTACTGCCCCGAGCGTCGCATCCCGCTGACCGGCCGCGGCCAGCTGCGGATCGGCCGGCGCAGCCAGCAGCGCGGCACCGTGCCGGAGATCGACCTGTCGGTGCCGCCGGAGGACCCGGGCGCCTCGCACCAGCACGCCATGCTCGCCGAGCAGCCCGACGGCAGCTGGGTGCTGGTGGACCAGGACTCGACCAACGGCACCACCATGAACGGCGGCGCCGAACCGGTGCCGCCGCACACCGCGATCCCGCTGAACGACGGCGACCGGATCCACATCGGCGCCTGGACGACGATCACGCTGCACCGCGCCTGA
- a CDS encoding serine/threonine protein phosphatase PrpC: protein MPQQQTVCPSCAEPLDPDDAFCGACGRSTAGPAAPAEARTVSDRRAPGSTLPDPATAGPAAGACAHCGAAGVTADGYCESCGKAQPRPRDHQERAMAGVAGVSDRGLRHHRNEDAFTIAGTSLPGGRPAVVAVVCDGVSSSARPDEASATAVDAASESLLSSLERGDDPSTAMRRAIADAARAVTELAYDDKSRARPGDFNAPACTYVSAISADGLVTIGWVGDTRAYWIPDDRESAEPYRLTEDDSWAARMVAAGLMGEAEAYADPRAHAITGWLGADAEELLPHTVSFTPHVPGVVLICTDGLWNYAEAATDLAFFVRADARTQPLAAARSLVDFAVTAGGHDNITVAVLPITPGDAGHEPTLLDLPVQRPAAEASPAPGVAGAGHDATLPDGPPPAPPAPPAPAAPVAPPMPAFPPAAPAPLD from the coding sequence ATGCCGCAGCAGCAGACCGTGTGCCCGAGCTGTGCCGAGCCGCTGGACCCGGACGACGCCTTCTGCGGCGCGTGCGGTCGTAGCACCGCCGGGCCCGCGGCGCCCGCCGAGGCCCGGACGGTGAGCGACCGGCGCGCCCCCGGCAGCACGCTGCCCGACCCGGCCACGGCCGGTCCGGCGGCCGGCGCCTGCGCGCACTGCGGGGCGGCCGGGGTCACCGCCGACGGGTACTGCGAGTCCTGCGGCAAGGCCCAGCCGCGGCCGCGGGACCACCAGGAGCGGGCGATGGCCGGCGTGGCCGGCGTCAGCGACCGCGGCCTGCGCCACCACCGCAACGAGGACGCCTTCACCATCGCCGGCACCTCGCTGCCCGGCGGCCGGCCCGCCGTCGTCGCCGTGGTCTGCGACGGCGTCTCCTCCTCCGCCCGCCCGGACGAGGCCTCCGCGACCGCCGTGGACGCCGCCTCCGAGTCACTGCTCAGCTCGCTCGAGCGCGGCGACGACCCGTCGACCGCGATGCGCCGCGCCATCGCCGACGCGGCCCGGGCGGTCACCGAACTCGCCTACGACGACAAGAGCCGGGCCCGGCCGGGCGACTTCAACGCGCCCGCCTGCACCTACGTCAGCGCGATCTCCGCCGACGGCCTGGTCACCATCGGCTGGGTCGGCGACACCCGGGCGTACTGGATCCCGGACGACCGCGAGTCCGCCGAGCCCTACCGGCTCACCGAGGACGACTCCTGGGCCGCCCGGATGGTCGCCGCCGGGCTGATGGGCGAGGCCGAGGCGTACGCCGACCCGCGGGCGCACGCCATCACCGGCTGGCTCGGCGCGGACGCCGAGGAGCTGCTGCCGCACACCGTCTCGTTCACCCCGCACGTGCCGGGCGTGGTGCTGATCTGCACCGACGGCCTGTGGAACTACGCCGAGGCCGCCACCGACCTCGCCTTCTTCGTCCGGGCCGACGCCCGGACGCAGCCGCTGGCCGCGGCCCGGTCGCTGGTCGACTTCGCGGTCACCGCGGGCGGGCACGACAACATCACCGTCGCCGTGCTGCCGATCACCCCGGGCGACGCCGGACACGAGCCCACCCTGCTCGACCTGCCGGTGCAGCGGCCCGCCGCCGAGGCCTCCCCGGCCCCCGGGGTGGCCGGCGCGGGGCACGACGCCACGCTGCCGGACGGACCGCCCCCGGCGCCGCCCGCTCCGCCTGCGCCGGCTGCCCCGGTCGCACCGCCGATGCCGGCCTTCCCGCCGGCCGCCCCCGCGCCCCTCGACTGA